CAGTTGCTGTGGTGGGTAGCTGCCCAAAGATGATTTTTTTAGGCGCCTTGTAATGACTGATTTGCTCGCGACAGAAGCGGATCAGGGCGTCTTCGCTAAGCTCACTGCCAGAACGCAGCTGAACGAAGGCAGCAGGAACCTCTCCCCACTTGTCATCTGTCATGGCAACAACAGCGACAAACTCTACGTCTGGATGACGCTGCACGATGTCTTCCACTTCCAGTGAAGAGATGTTTTCTCCCCCCGAGATAATGACATCCTTTAATCGATCACGGATCTTTACATAACCGTCTGGCTCTATAACAGCCAGGTCACCGGAGTGAAACCAGCCACCAGCAAACGCCTCGCGAGTGGCCGCTTCATTGCGTAGATACCCTTTCATGACGATATTACCGCGGAACATGATTTCGCCGATCGTTTTGCCATCGGCAGGGACAGGCGCCATTGTTTCCGAGTCGAGCACCGCCATCTCCTCCTGCAGTGGGTAAGCGACGCCCTGACGGCCATTAAGCCGAACCCGCTCTTCTAAGGAGCATTGCGCCCACTCAGTTTGCTTGGTGCAAACTGAGGCCGGGCCGTAAGTCTCTGTCAGGCCGTAAACATGGGTAAGCTCGATACCGATTTTTTCCATCCGCTCAAGCACGGATGCAGGCGGTGCGGCGCCAGCAATCAGCCCGTAGACTTTATGTTCAATCAGCTCACTGCGTGCCGTCGCGGCATCGGCAATCATAGAGTGAACAATCGGCGCACCACAGTAATGAGTGACGCCTTGTTCTTTGATTAACGTCAGGATGTGCTCAGGATCCACTTTACGCAAACAGACATTGGTGCCGCCAATGGCGGCCAGCGTCCATGGGAAACACCAGCCATTGCAATGAAACATCGGCAGTGTCCACAGATAGATCACGTTAGCGGGCAGCGTCCAGGAAAGCGCATTGCTGACCGCATTTAGATAAGCACCGCGATGGTGGCTAACAACACCTTTAGGGTTGCCAGTAGTCCCCGAGGTATACCCCAGCGCAATGGCATCCCATTCGTCATCGGGTAGCTGCCAGTCGTACCGAGCGGGTTGATTCGTCAGCAGTACTTCATACTCCAGGCCTCCAATCCAGCGCTCTTCGCCCTGACTCGGATCCGACACATTGATCACCTGTGGCGCTGGCCCTTCCAACTGATCAAGCGCTTTCTCAACCACATCCACGTACTCTGGGTCCACCAGCAGCAGGCGTGAGCGGCTATGTTGAAGAATGAAAGCGACGGCTTCTGGATCAAGACGGATATTGATCGCATTCAGCACCGCTCCCACCATGGGAATGCCGAAATGCGCTTCATACATGGCAGGAACATTGGGTAGCATGACAGCCACCGTATCGCCTTTATGGATACCCAGATGGGTCAACAGTGACGCCAACTGACAGCAGCGAGCATAGGTTTGCTGCCAACTATAACGCGATTCGTTATAAACCAATGCCGTCCGGTCAGGGTAGACCGCCGCCGTGCGGCGAATAAAGCTCAAGGGAGAAAGTGGCACATGGTTCGCCGCTGTTTTCTCCAGCGCTTCATTGAAATGACAAATATTACTCATGGTCTTTTCCCTTTTATTGTTAGCAATGGCTCATAACTTGGCCTTCAACTGACACGAGACGCCCTGCACCAATCGTTCATTGGCCAGGTTGTTCCCAAATGGGTTTACGCTTGTCTAAGAAGGCGTCTACTCCGTTTTGGGCATCTGGGTTAAGCATGTTTTCGGCCATTACATTACCGGCAAAGTCATAGGCATCAGCCAGACTCATCTGACGCTGAGCATGGAACATAGACTTGCCATAACGCACCGCCGCCGGACTCTTGCTCAGAATCTGCGCCACCTTATCGGCCACCGCCACGTCCAGGTCAGCGTCTTCACTGACATCACTCACCAGCC
This genomic window from Halomonas sp. TD01 contains:
- a CDS encoding acyl-CoA synthetase — its product is MSNICHFNEALEKTAANHVPLSPLSFIRRTAAVYPDRTALVYNESRYSWQQTYARCCQLASLLTHLGIHKGDTVAVMLPNVPAMYEAHFGIPMVGAVLNAINIRLDPEAVAFILQHSRSRLLLVDPEYVDVVEKALDQLEGPAPQVINVSDPSQGEERWIGGLEYEVLLTNQPARYDWQLPDDEWDAIALGYTSGTTGNPKGVVSHHRGAYLNAVSNALSWTLPANVIYLWTLPMFHCNGWCFPWTLAAIGGTNVCLRKVDPEHILTLIKEQGVTHYCGAPIVHSMIADAATARSELIEHKVYGLIAGAAPPASVLERMEKIGIELTHVYGLTETYGPASVCTKQTEWAQCSLEERVRLNGRQGVAYPLQEEMAVLDSETMAPVPADGKTIGEIMFRGNIVMKGYLRNEAATREAFAGGWFHSGDLAVIEPDGYVKIRDRLKDVIISGGENISSLEVEDIVQRHPDVEFVAVVAMTDDKWGEVPAAFVQLRSGSELSEDALIRFCREQISHYKAPKKIIFGQLPTTATGKIQKFQLRQQLEKAR